A genome region from Gadus chalcogrammus isolate NIFS_2021 chromosome 7, NIFS_Gcha_1.0, whole genome shotgun sequence includes the following:
- the guca1d gene encoding guanylate cyclase activator 1d: MGNHGSNLDDILAEDMHHWYNKFMRESPSGLITLFELKAILGLKRMTEDANGYVDQVFMTFDMDGDGYIDFVEYIAAISLMLKGEINQKLKWYFKLFDQDGNGKIDRDELETIFSAIQDITRNRDIDPEQIVSVIYERIDTRGEGELTLEEFIDGAKNHPDIMETLKTMMDLTPVLIIIIEGL, from the exons ATGGGGAACCACGGCTCTAACCTGGACGATATCCTGGCGGAGGACATGCACCACTGGTACAACAAGTTCATGAGGGAGTCTCCGTCAGGGCTCATCACCCTGTTCGAGCTGAAGGCCATCCTGGGGCTCAAGCGCATGACTGAAGACGCCAACGGCTACGTGGACCAGGTGTTCATGACCTTCGACATGGACGGG GATGGGTACATAGACTTTGTGGAGTACATAGCAGCCATCAGCCTGATGCTGAAAGGAGAGATCAACCAGAAACTCAAGTGGTACTTCAAACTGTTTGACCAGGACGGCAACGGAAAGATCGACAGAGATGAATTAGAAACCATCTTCTCG gccatCCAGGACATCACACGGAACCGGGATATTGACCCGGAGCAGATTGTTTCTGTGATATACGAGAGGATCGACACGAGAGGAGAAG GTGAGCTGACCCTGGAGGAGTTCATTGACGGAGCCAAGAACCACCCTGACATCATGGAGACGCTGAAGACCATGATGGACCTGACGCccgtcctcatcatcatcattgaaGGACTCTAG